A stretch of the Proteus sp. ZN5 genome encodes the following:
- the murQ gene encoding N-acetylmuramic acid 6-phosphate etherase, whose protein sequence is MKEDALSECLKNESNQETAQFSELSALELVTLINSADMTVANAVKKELPAIAKVVEKITERLQKGGRIFYVGAGTSGRLAVLDSAECPPTFGVSPTLVQAIIAGGHDAMLKAVENIEDSQEAAIEELQRRHVSDKDVVIGIAASGRTPFTVAALQYGKKLKALTVSITTRGKSMMSEMADLSIAPDVGAEVLTGSTRMKSGTAQKMILGMLSTSVMTKLGKVHKNLMVDVIASNEKLQRRAEGIVSEVCGISNERARTLLQMVNYHPRKAILMYELHLSVEKVDQITQQYPYRSLQQQLALFN, encoded by the coding sequence ATGAAAGAAGATGCATTGAGCGAATGTCTCAAAAATGAAAGCAATCAAGAAACAGCACAGTTTTCTGAATTAAGCGCTTTAGAGTTAGTCACGCTTATCAATAGTGCAGATATGACTGTTGCAAATGCCGTTAAAAAAGAATTACCCGCTATTGCTAAAGTAGTAGAAAAAATTACCGAACGTTTGCAAAAAGGTGGGCGTATTTTTTATGTCGGCGCAGGAACAAGTGGCCGATTGGCGGTATTAGACAGTGCGGAATGTCCCCCTACTTTTGGTGTATCTCCTACATTAGTTCAGGCGATTATTGCTGGCGGTCATGATGCAATGCTAAAAGCGGTTGAAAATATTGAGGATAGCCAAGAAGCGGCAATTGAAGAACTTCAACGTCGTCATGTCAGTGATAAAGATGTCGTCATTGGCATTGCTGCAAGTGGTCGTACCCCCTTTACTGTCGCGGCTTTGCAATATGGTAAAAAGCTAAAAGCGTTGACAGTCTCCATTACCACTCGTGGCAAAAGTATGATGAGTGAAATGGCTGATTTATCTATTGCGCCAGATGTGGGAGCAGAGGTGTTAACAGGCTCCACAAGAATGAAAAGTGGCACAGCCCAAAAAATGATTTTGGGTATGTTAAGCACCAGCGTAATGACTAAACTTGGAAAAGTGCATAAAAACCTGATGGTGGACGTGATCGCGAGTAATGAGAAATTACAACGTCGTGCTGAAGGTATTGTCAGCGAGGTATGTGGGATTTCAAATGAAAGAGCCAGAACGCTATTACAAATGGTTAATTATCATCCTAGAAAAGCCATTTTAATGTATGAACTTCACTTGAGTGTGGAGAAAGTCGATCAAATTACACAGCAATATCCTTATCGTTCGCTACAACAGCAACTTGCCCTATTTAACTAA